Part of the Chelonoidis abingdonii isolate Lonesome George unplaced genomic scaffold, CheloAbing_2.0 scaffold0609, whole genome shotgun sequence genome, GTGGGGGTGTCCAGTGCCCTTGGTCTGACTGGGGCCAGCAACAGATGCTGCACTACCCACAGCCTGGAACAATAGGGGTAGAATGGGGAAATCTGCCCCCAGTGCAGCAGTTGCCAcattgtctgcctgagtctgaagAGGGTCTGAGACAATGGCTCAGGGAGAAGGGAACTGCCCCAGGCATCTCCATGGCATGTGAATTCCCAGCACCAGGGCTCTGGAGCACCTCAACAACCCCACCAAtgcagagggctctctgtgcaggggaggggaagagcacaGCAGTCCTGACCGCCTCACCCTAGCAGACACATCCTGGCTGGGGAGATAAGGATTGTGGGGACCATGACTGCCCTCTGCCTGTCTGTGGGCACGTAGCTGATCCCAAGGGGTTGGGGGACAGTCACCTGCTCCTCTTCTGGGACAGAGCAGGGTCCCATGCCAGTGTCCCAGCCTCTCTTTGAAGCCCTCTCCACCTCCATGCATGGCCCTGGAGTGTCTGAATCCATCCCTGGGAGTCAGCAGAGCTTTATGGGAGTAAATGTGCCTCTTTCCACAGGCTCCTGGGAACAGCCCATCTCAGAGCTGTGACTCTTGGAGGGGCCACCACCAATTGCTGAAAATAGAGGGACAGAGACCCCCCCCCAGTGGACAATTCTGCACTGATCTCCATTTCAGGGAGGTTCCCTGTGAGTTAATGGCTGGTTGGAGACCTGCACCAAGGCAATTTAATTCATTCTCTGATCTAATGTAACCACGAAGTCTCTCATGATCCATGCCAATGTCTCACCCCGCTGACCTTTTTGTCTCAGCAATACCTTCTGGAAGTGAGTTCCTGGTTGCCAGTGGGCAGAGGCCACCCTGGAAATACTGTTCAGAAAAGGAGCTTGcccaggaagaggaaggaggagagtagggaaggaaggaagtggtGGCTGGGGCTTGCCAATGGGGAGGAGTAGGAGAGAACGGgcaggtgtttggatccaggggtGAGTGGCTGTTCCCTGGAGCTGAGGCCATGTCACGGGAgtggggctgagcagaggagagaactggtgggcagaggaggggacTGGTGGGCAGAGGGGTTAAGCAGGGATATCGGAGGAAGCTGAGTCAGGAACTCTGGGTGAGAATTGACTCAGCCATGGGAGAGGGAATCTCAAAGAACAGGGGCTGACAgggtctgtggggtgggggttgtgagAAGGGTGGGAGAAGATTAAGGGCTGTGGATGTTTGCTTGGGGGTCAGGGTTAGGTGAGGGAGGGAAACACTCAGGGTCTAGAGTAAGATGGATTCAGTGGGTGAATCATGAATCATCTCTAAATAAACATTTCTTTATAAAATTTTCATCCAGTCTCAATTATTATCCCCCAGATTTTggtaaagtgaggcacagagagttgagGTAACATAGCTGCATAGCTGGGCTTCCATCAGAGGAGTTCTTAGCATCTCGACCTTCTTTCTCTAGACACCAGGCTTTCCTAGTTATCATTTCAGGCTGGGATTCTCAAGGGTGTCTAAGAGATTTAGAAGTCCAAGATGTACACACCTTACTGCCATAGGCTCCTTTGCAAATCCCAGGCACCATTTTTGGCAATTCACGGGAAGACCAGGTTTTGGAAGTTAACGAGAGACACTGGGCCAGGATTACAAAGGGTTTAAGGGACCTAAAGGAGGAGATAGCTACCTATTGGGATTTACAATAGCATCTAAGCAGGTTAAGCTCCTCACTCCCACTGAATAACCATGGGACTTGGCCACCTAACTCATTTAGGAGCATTGATAAATCCCCGTAGGTGCCTGTCTTCATCTTTGTGATCGTGGCTCACAGATAACACAGAAGCTGAGCTGGAATCAGGGAACGCTGGGGGAGATCATAGGCCTGTGCTATGTTAAGTGCAGACTAGAGGATCAGAATGGCTCTTTTGGCTTTATCACCTAGGCATCTATGCACTTGCCTGTGGGCTTCTGCTGCTCTGCTGTGCAGGTCTCCAGGGAGTGAGTCCCGCTAGCCCTTAGGAAATAGACATGAATAAATCACCTTCCCACAGCATCGGTCCTTTAATGCTGATGATGTTCAATGCCAGCTACACACAGCTTATCTGCAGAGCCAACAGGTTTGAGTCAAGTTCTGACTGAGCAGTCTCAAAATGAAGGGGGAAAGGATTCTCAGATGCCTGTGCCTTTAGCTTTTAGATTCTGGTAGATATTGACCAAAGAATCCTGCTGCTGGATGGCTGAATGGATCATACGTTGAGAGAAAAATCCACAAAGATCAGCACAGTAAGTTTTCTCTTTCAATTAAATATGTTGGGGAATCAACATACAGGGGAAAATTAAGATGATAAATATGAATTACAATATGAACTTGTTAAGATTTTACTCTCAATTTAATCAAATACCTACTGCTGATTGGAATTTTTCCATCCTTCagaaaaatgttgacttttaacaGAAAAcctcaaatactttttttttcttttttcactttttgGCAAATGAAAACGTTTTGCTGAAAACTGgattatttttatcacaaaaccaaaaatgtttgggttttgagTTTTCAATTTCTTTACAAACCAATCGCAAAATGTTTAGAGAAAAGCAGACAGATCCTgagatttgttgttgtttagcTGAAAATCCGCTTTCAATTAAAAAGAACACAGATGAAAATTTCCAACCTGCCTTAAACTTCAGATAAATTGAGGAGCATTAATATTGCCTGACAAgaccttatagattcatagactctaggactggaagggacctcgagaggtcatcgagtccagtcccctgccctcatggcaggaccaaatactgtctagaccatcctgatagacatttatctaacctactcttaaatatctccagagatggagattccacaacctccctaggcaatttattccagtgtttaagtACCTGCAGTTAGGGAGCTTTTAATGGTCCCAACTTACTCCTCATCCAGGTTTAAGCCATTGTTCTTGTTTCCATCATAGAGGCTAGTAAACAAGTTTTTCCTTCTGATGAACCATTTTTAGATACTAAAACTTGGTATCAGGTCCCTCTagtctgtctcttttccaaaactaGAATAACCAATTCTTTTCAGACTTCTTCATGATCATGTTTCAAGACCTTGAATCTTATTGCTGTATTTCTGGCCTTCCAATTTGCTCAATCTTTTTTGAATGCGTCAGAATGGACAATCTCCGTGGGGAGGCTGACCCAGGCAGATTGAGTGGAGAATGATTCTCGTGTCTTGTTAACAAACACCTCTTAATGCATCCAgtactttgttttttttgcaacaggtaTCACTGTTGACTTCATATTTGCTTATGTCCACTATGACCTagatctttctgccatactcttcctagacagtctcttcccatttgtatgtgtgaactgattgttGCTTCCTGAGtggaagcactttgcatttgtctttattgaactttcaTAGGGTTACTCAGACCATTTTTTCCAATTGtcagatatttttgaattttgCCTGGTTTCCAAAGCCGTTGCTAATCCTTCCCGGTTTTGGTATTGTGCGCAAACTTAATAGATattttctatgcaacatctaagtcagTGAGGAAGATATTGAACGAGCAGGTCCCGCACCAAAACAGACCCCCTGCGGAAAACCGATTATACCTTCGAGCGGATGGGAGCATTATACTACTcttgagtacagttatccagcagttatgcactcacctatGTATGTAGCGCCTTTAATTTGTATTTGCCTAGTATATCGATAGGTTAAATCATGCGAGACATATTCCAAATGCTTACTAAGTCTAGGTTATACAATAACCGCTTTCCTTATCCACAAggtgttatcctatcaaagaagcttATATTTGGCTTGAcagatttttctttacaaatcatGCTGGTCCTATACTTTACAACTTCAGTGTTGcagtgatttctttaattacttgcttccATTtttctggcacagaagttaaaactAATGGAATCTGTAGTTTCTGGGTTGGTTTTATTTTCCCTTGTAGAGATAGCAACATAGATTTGCCCTGTTCCGTCTTTGGAATCTCTCGTCTCCATGTGACTTTCAAGATATAGCTAGAGGTCAGATCCTTTCTTTACTTTTTGAGTtgattctaggatgcatttcatagACTACTGGTGCTGCAGGATCTAACTTTGTCTAAGTGATTGtttaacttgcttttttttattttgtcttctaaACGTACCgtcataagcattcactatgttagacattccttcagaattcttcGTGAGACCGAAACCAAGAAGTCATAAGAATCTTGCCATTTCTAAGTTTCATGTTACTGTTTTCcctctcactgagcagtgggcctatcTGCCTTGGTTTCCTCTTGCTCTAATGTGATTGATGAACAAGTCTTTTGTTCCCTTTATTCCTAGCTAGTTTGAGTCATTTTTGCCTTTGCCTTTTAATGACTTGcatttcctgtgttgtttgctaTATTCTATTACTTTGTTAATGTCTATTGTTTACATTTATAtgatctttttattttgtaggtagCAAGATTCGTGGTTAAGGCCAAGTgttttttgccacattttctatatTTCCTACCCACATCGGCTAGCTTTTTTTAGGCATTTAATGGTgtcctttgaaaactgccaacttcttcgagttgtttttcccctcagttttatTCCCATGGGACTTACTATAGTCTATGAGTGTCCACATCGATTCATGAAATTTGTCTTATTTGCTGTACTCCATTCTACGTTCCTTTAGGACTTGAAAACTCTGTGATATTATGATCCTTTCGCCAAGCTTCGTGCTATTTCAATTCTCAAAGAGTGCCTCATGTTGTTAAAATAAGTCGTTAAGGAACAGCTTTCCCTCCAGTAGCTTTTAACTTCggaataaaaagttgtctgaTGCAGTCCAGGaattattggataatctgtgcctgcGGTGTTATATTTCCCATTAGATCGGTTGTTTTGAGGCCCCAATTAACTAAAATCTTGGGTTGGatgttttgttagttgtttaaaaactCAATCCTTTCACCTGGTTACGGTGGCTATAGTAGCACTCTAGACGACACATACCTTGTTTTTCACCTTTTATTCCGAATCAGAGCTCTTCAACTTCTTCGCTATGTCCCATCTTACTCAGTACAAGTGTGTACATGTTTTAATTATAAGCACCCCTTCTACCTTTACCCTGTGATCTGTCCTGAGCAACTTACAATCCACACCAACGTTCCAATCATGGTGTATTTCCACAGTTTCAGTTGATGACTGAGCAATTGtctagttgtatttatttattagcacttccagttcttcctgcttattacccatacttctcgcatttgtatataggcatctaagttactggtttgatcttgcctctcagttttgccctgaccgtcctttctctctgccattatagcccacgctctcTCTTGTTTCTGActcatctcccaggtcttcatgttccccatttacctgtgggctttgcttacctgtccccgtcgaacctagtttaaagccctcctcactaggttagccagtctgtgtgcaaatagggtctttccctcctcgaaaggtgaacgccatctctgcctagcagtccttcctcgaatagcatcccgtggttgAGGAAGCCAAAACCGTCAtggtgacaccatcttcgcagccaggcattcacctccatggtgcatctgtctctgtctgggcCCCTACCTTTCTAACGATTTATTCTACTGCGCCTATGTGATTTCTCTTCCAAAGGGATAGTTGTCCTAGTAGACAgagcagagaaagggaggaagggaggggaaacagagggaaaaaaaggggaaatgactggcctaaggtcacacagcaggtcactggcagagatAAGAGTAGAGCCCAAGTGTCCTGAAAACCCCTGCACCGCACAGCGAACGATACAACATAGTGGTGACAGAGCGATGCTGCTAGTTCATAGTTACACACAGGCTAAAGTGCAGCCGGGAGTTGGTGCCACAAATCAGTTTGGAAGCAGGCAGCAGGCCATCTAGGCATAGAGCTTGGGGTAGAAAAATCACAGATGAGCTGCTATTTATGATGCTGGGTGAGTCTACAAGGGAATCAGGCTGTGATGGCATTTTAGTCTATCCatttcacagtcaacctgtgagcTTGGTGATGGTCGCAGCAGAGGAACCTTCTTTGGAAGATTAGTTGGGTTTGGATTGTATTTTGTTTCAtcctttataaagcattttaacAGGCCAcatcttgggccaaatcctcaaaaGGGGTAACATAacaaagctccattgactttaaatgaGCCGACCCAATTTACACTAATGTGATAACATGACTGATTGCCAGAGGTGAGGAACACTAACAATACCTCATCAGTGCAAGTGATGAGTGCTGTGCACCTTTGACATTCATATAATGAGATAATACATAAAAGAGAATCAGAGCCATTCCCACTGTCGCTCTAAATCTGATCATTGTCCTCCTCATTCCCCCTACAGCCATCACACAGTGTACTGAGGAAGAAAATGTCCAACCAAACCACTATGACCAAAttccttctcctgggattctctgatgttccagaactgcagattttacactttgtggtgtttctagTGCTTTACCTGGCATCCCTAATTGGGAACCTTCTCATCATCACAGCCATAGCTCTCAACCACCaacttcacacccccatgtacttcttcctgatgaATCTGTCCATCCTAGACCTTGGCTCTGTCTCTGTCACCATCCCCAAATCGATGGCCAACTCCGTCATGAACACCAGATCAATTTCTTATTCTGGATGTCTTGCCCaagtcttttttttcttattctttgttTCAGCAGATTTTGCCATACTGACCATCATGGCGTACAACCGATATGTTGCCATCtgccaaccactgcactatgAGAGAGTGATGAACAGAAGAGCTTGTGTCCAAATGGCAGTCAGTGCCTGGATCAGTATTATTCTCTATTCTGCATTGCACACTGGAAACACGTTTGCAATATCCTTCTGTGGAGGCAACATGGtggatcagttcttctgtgaagTCCCCCAGCTCCTCAAGCTCGCTTGCTCTAACTCAAATCTCAGTGAAGTTGGGTTTCTCATCTTTAGTGTGTGCTTAGCCTCAAGCTGCTTTGTTTTCATAATCGTGTCATATGTTCAGCTCTCCACCACATTGTTGAGAATCccctctgagcagggccagcataaagccttctccacctgcctccctcacctCATTGTGGTCTTCTTGTTTATTTGCTCTGGGACCTTTGCCTACTTGAAACCCACCTGCAGCTCAACCTCAGGCCTGGATCTCATGGTGGCTGTTCTCTATTCTGTGTTGCCACCAATGATGAATCCGATCATCTATAGCATGAGAAACAAAGAGCTCAAAGGTGCACTGAGTAAACTGATAGGTTGGAGGTTATTCTCTAAGAATAAAATGTCCATATTTCTCCGTCAGTAACAATTTCATTCTGTGTTTctttatataatcagctgatgACATTATTGCCTCCATGAGAAAATACTGTTCAATCTGTTTATGCAGAACTGGGTATTTATACTAGGAAAAATCCAGACAAACATGACTCAAGAATAAAGGAGCTATTATaggtttacaccaatgtaaataagATCGGAATCTATCTTCATATACTGCTATTCAGCACCACACTATCTGAGCACCTTGCCCATAAAATCAGTACCCATAGCAAAGTCCCTAGTGAAGTCTCAGGCTCTTCTTATTTTTGTGGGATAATCTCTGACTGAGGTATTAATGCAAttgttctttgtgttttttgtttacttgtttgtcagatttttatcctttttttttttttttttctttttttgttgcttAACTTGTTGACTGATTTGATTTGTTTCTTTGGAGGTGGGAAAGCCTGGAGAGGTGGTGAGTGTTTGGTTAGACAGGATTTTTGATGTTTGCCCTCTCTTTGAAGTGATCATATGTCATCTCTTTGATGGGATTTTCTGAGTGACATGAAGGTTTGCTCCCCACAATGACAACCTCATTAATCATAATGATCGATTTCTATTCAATTGTGAATTATGTTGCACAATAATCTAGGGAGATTATTGTGCAAATTATTgtgcttcttttcctgttaatGATTGTCTATGTCCAGATCATGATTTTCTTATAAATACTCCTTATTAAACATTATTTAACAAAGATTTTTATGGTTATATCTTACTCTATCTGTTATTTACAAACAGTTCATCCTAAAATACTTGGTGTTTGAACTTTGAGCTGTTTTGACAGGATACAGTTTTAACATGCTCTCTTTCATTTCTCTGAACAAATGGAAGTATCACACTCGGGATCCTTAAACATCAAGGAGGCAgccctcagctggtttaaattgtcatagctccattgaagtcaatagttcTCGGAGACTTttcaccacctgaggatctgctccaaacACTCATGATTATGAATTTCAAACTCACTCCCTTTGAATACTCTGTACAAAGGCCCTGATTCCACAGCCACTTCAGCACATTCTTTACTTTAATTGTAGGTTTAAAGAGAAGGTTTAAAGGGAAACTCATGCTTAATTCTCTGTTGGATATGGGTTAAGGATATGAACAGGGCTCAAGGCTAACACCAAACTGGTGTCAGACCCTGGCACTGTCtccatttctctcctttcccagtcAAAGAAAGCCTTGCAATTGGTGCATTGGAATTACTCTCCCCTTCTTGAATTTGAATTAttaacataaaatatttttttatctcAAAGCTAGAATCACTGGGCCTTCTTCTATAGATTTACCAGTCCATTATGACTCTTCATCATCAACCTCTCCCTCCTGGAAATCCTGCTCACCAGCATGCTCATCACCAAGATATTGACCAACATGGTGTGCAATTGGAAGACCAGTTTTTTCCCTAGCTTCCATGCAAGTGCCATTGCGTGCACTGACCAAAACCCCATCCCATCTCATTTGCCTAAATGTCACTGTTTCCAGAAACATTCCTGTCTGCATGGCTGGAATGTTCACACAGGGGCCATCAACTCAGCTGAATCACATTCTCTGAAAAAGCAAAGTTATTATTCATACAAAAAGATTTAGCTGTATTCATTCCATTTTTCCAGTGATATGGAGTAGGAGCTCACTCCAGCTTCTGGATGAGATAAATCACAGGGTAGCTCACAAGTAGAGCTGGAAGGAAAATTTCTGATTGAAGCAGAGTTTTGTCCAAAAATCCTGATTCATAGAACCCAAAATGATTCACAGAAACATCTCAGGTTTGATGAACTTTCAGGGAAGAAAGGTCAGACTGGCAATGGATTGCCTGCCTGCCAAGCTGAGCTGCTAAGTAGCAAGAAGTTTGAAGACCTTGGTATGGGCTCCCAGGGGCCGTGGCTCTAGGGCAATCTCAGCATGCAGACGACCTTGGGCCAGGAACACGAGGGCTTCCAGACTTCCAGGCCAGCTGGTTTTCCAAAATGGTCACTGAGTCACATAATATGGGCAACCAGCTGGCCTGGGAGACTGGAATCAGTTGTTGAGTGAAACTCACATTCTGCTCCTATtagcagccatgaaactgacaagaatgtccaTTTCACTCAGCAGATGCCAGGGTCCTATGGAGAAAGTTTTCTTTCTGAAGCACCATGTGTTGGTGTTTCTAAAACATCCCCTTCCCCCGAGTTTTCAGTTAGAGGGAAATTTTGAAATAGCAACATTTCCCACAAAGCGGAAAGCCCATGTTTTGGCCAGCTCTGCATTCAAGCTTTGTTGTTATGGTCTCGTTGGAAAACATCAAGGTACAGTGTTCCTCCTTTCATCCTAAGGTAGACATCAGGGCAATAGTAATCAGCTGAGGCACTTCAACAAACCAATGGTGCTTCACTGACAGTGGAATTATCTTCTGAAGCTGCAAACGAAGTCTGTTAACCTTCAGGATGGGCTGCTGGCTTACCTGTTCTCCCAAGCTTTCCTTGAGGGCTTGACTGCGTTGTTGGGGAAATTATATGGAAGTTTCATTGGTTGAGGAGGTAGAATATGAAAGTCAATGAATGGGGAATGATCTCCTGGTCAATGAAAAGGGAAGAAGTCTAGTTTGGTTAAGGAAAATTGTATGGATTGTGAATAGGGAATAAGAAGGAGGGAAGAGCTGTGATTGTTGTCAAGTGCAGAAGACTCTGTGTGGTGAAGGGCAAAGAGATCTATGGCTGATTCTGCTGGAGAATGTTTTGGTGGGTGAATGGAGGATAATCTTATCGTTAGTAGAGGGCAGATGAGTCTACGGGTGGTGAAGGACAGATTTGTCTGGttggtggagggcagaggagtttaTGGGTGGTTGAAGGAGAAGAATGTTCTAGTTGACTTATGGGGGAAATTTTCCCCTTGGTTAATGGCGAAAAACTACAGTTGGTTAATGGGAGAGTTTAATGCTGAAGGAAGGAGAATGTTACCCAGGATTTGGTGGACCATATCAGTGTATTTTGCATATATTCTTACAATACAGAGCAGAGGTCTAGCGTTTGGGCTTTCTTACCAGTCCAAATGaacaaataatacaaatattgctGTCACTTGATTTTACGGCATTTCACATCTGAGAACTTGCAAGGAGCCTCCAGGCTGGAGATGTGAGTCTCATGAGGAACAGCACAAATTCAGCTCTTGTGTAAATTTTCAGGGCTATGTTATCTACATTAATTCTGTGCCCTCTGACACCATTCTGCCACTCTTGCTGGCTTCTTTCA contains:
- the LOC116832003 gene encoding olfactory receptor 14A16-like, translating into MSNQTTMTKFLLLGFSDVPELQILHFVVFLVLYLASLIGNLLIITAIALNHQLHTPMYFFLMNLSILDLGSVSVTIPKSMANSVMNTRSISYSGCLAQVFFFLFFVSADFAILTIMAYNRYVAICQPLHYERVMNRRACVQMAVSAWISIILYSALHTGNTFAISFCGGNMVDQFFCEVPQLLKLACSNSNLSEVGFLIFSVCLASSCFVFIIVSYVQLSTTLLRIPSEQGQHKAFSTCLPHLIVVFLFICSGTFAYLKPTCSSTSGLDLMVAVLYSVLPPMMNPIIYSMRNKELKGALSKLIGWRLFSKNKMSIFLRQ